From the Halorhabdus utahensis DSM 12940 genome, one window contains:
- a CDS encoding DUF7437 domain-containing protein, producing MSTEHRLADATDPEATVGNLLTYAELLNTPKLARLYVYVLRNGPVAIETVKDDLELPHSTTYKYVGELEEMGVLTRHEEATPTTIEVEPIRLTMETDHGDVVVKPVLVDAIARQHDTEDIRVFVERQGIPKLAAALHYTLHVMDGDLTQRTAANKLDVHPVEGMTVITALQDVVEAAEAYDPYLDIGE from the coding sequence ATGTCAACCGAGCACCGCCTCGCCGACGCTACCGATCCGGAAGCGACGGTCGGTAATCTTCTCACTTACGCGGAGTTGCTCAACACGCCGAAACTGGCGCGACTCTACGTCTACGTGCTCCGGAACGGCCCCGTCGCGATAGAGACCGTCAAAGACGATCTCGAGTTGCCACACTCGACGACCTACAAGTACGTCGGCGAACTCGAGGAGATGGGCGTCCTCACTCGCCACGAGGAGGCGACGCCGACGACGATCGAGGTCGAACCGATCCGACTGACGATGGAGACTGATCACGGCGATGTCGTGGTAAAACCCGTCCTCGTCGACGCGATCGCTCGACAGCATGACACCGAGGACATCCGCGTGTTCGTCGAGCGTCAGGGGATCCCGAAACTCGCCGCCGCGTTGCACTACACGCTGCACGTGATGGACGGCGACCTCACCCAGCGCACTGCCGCCAATAAACTCGATGTCCATCCGGTCGAGGGGATGACCGTGATCACTGCCCTTCAGGACGTCGTCGAGGCGGCCGAAGCCTACGATCCGTATCTGGACATTGGCGAGTGA
- a CDS encoding MOFRL family protein: MTCLSVQNSPPGDHFFDGETLSNPQHGRAALLENDALPALEESDAVIETGPTGTNVNDLRVFVIEA; encoded by the coding sequence ATGACCTGCTTGTCCGTCCAGAACAGTCCGCCCGGTGATCATTTCTTCGACGGCGAGACGCTCTCGAACCCACAGCACGGACGGGCAGCTTTGCTGGAGAACGACGCGCTGCCGGCACTCGAGGAATCCGACGCGGTGATCGAGACTGGGCCGACGGGGACTAACGTCAACGATCTGCGGGTGTTCGTGATCGAGGCGTGA
- a CDS encoding SDR family NAD(P)-dependent oxidoreductase, which produces MEPNLLETLDGQVALVTGANRGIGREIASGLVELDATVYGGVRDPTAALPDGVEAVEIDVTEESMIESAVEEVVSAGGQLDLLVNNAGVGGAGAGIEDIDSEDFDRILDVNLRGPSLLSKYALPHLLETDAPRIVNVSSGVGILAEPIESEMPAYRISKAGINALTVSLDQTYGEDGLIANSVDPGWVATDLGGEEAPREPQKGAETPIWLSRFGPGSPSGLFWKDKQVIDF; this is translated from the coding sequence ATGGAGCCAAATCTGCTGGAAACACTTGATGGACAGGTTGCCCTCGTGACGGGAGCGAATCGGGGCATCGGTCGCGAGATCGCCAGCGGTCTCGTCGAACTCGACGCGACGGTCTACGGCGGCGTCCGTGATCCGACGGCGGCCCTTCCGGACGGTGTCGAGGCTGTCGAGATCGACGTAACAGAGGAGTCCATGATCGAAAGCGCGGTCGAGGAGGTAGTCAGCGCCGGCGGTCAGTTGGACCTGCTCGTCAACAACGCGGGCGTCGGCGGGGCCGGAGCGGGTATCGAAGACATCGACAGCGAGGACTTCGATCGAATCCTGGACGTGAACCTCCGCGGGCCGTCGCTGTTGAGCAAGTACGCGCTCCCGCACTTGCTGGAGACGGACGCCCCACGGATCGTGAACGTCTCCTCCGGCGTGGGCATCCTCGCCGAGCCGATCGAGTCCGAAATGCCGGCCTATCGGATCTCGAAGGCCGGCATCAACGCGTTGACGGTCTCGCTAGATCAGACGTACGGCGAAGACGGACTCATCGCCAACTCCGTCGATCCCGGCTGGGTGGCGACCGACCTCGGCGGCGAAGAGGCCCCGCGCGAACCCCAAAAAGGGGCCGAGACGCCGATATGGCTGTCCCGCTTCGGTCCGGGGTCGCCGAGCGGCCTCTTCTGGAAAGACAAGCAAGTCATCGACTTTTGA
- a CDS encoding ArsA family ATPase, translating to MNDIDVEPVEEIDESVVPTGIEGSEYVLYGGKGGVGKTTMAAATALASARDGTATLVVSTDPAHSLSDTLETDIPAEPAQIREDMPLYAAEIDPEAALGDDPLGLEGGGLGGLGDLLGDDVTDPFTNAMPGTDEAAAIRLLIRYLDDERFDRVVVDTAPTGHTLRLLELPEVMDTMVGKLLSFRERLSGMMGTITGMFGDADEDDIEEGLDDLRVLRERIERLRSILQDPAKTDFRVVMVPEELSVMESERLLERLAAFDIPVGTIVVNRVMEDLADVADVDADWYVSPNLETCEFCQRRWDVQQQALQRSQDVFRGHDVRRVPLFADEVRGEQLLRVVSACLEE from the coding sequence ATGAACGACATCGACGTGGAACCTGTCGAGGAGATCGACGAGTCGGTCGTGCCGACGGGAATCGAGGGGTCGGAGTACGTCCTTTACGGTGGGAAGGGCGGCGTCGGCAAGACGACGATGGCGGCGGCAACGGCACTCGCGAGCGCCCGCGACGGGACCGCCACGCTGGTCGTCTCGACCGACCCCGCCCACTCGCTATCGGATACACTGGAGACCGACATCCCCGCCGAGCCGGCCCAGATCCGCGAGGACATGCCGCTGTACGCCGCCGAGATCGACCCCGAAGCCGCATTGGGCGACGACCCGCTGGGCCTCGAAGGCGGCGGCCTCGGTGGTCTCGGGGATCTGCTTGGCGATGACGTCACCGACCCGTTCACGAACGCGATGCCCGGCACGGACGAAGCGGCTGCAATTCGACTGCTCATCCGGTATCTCGACGACGAGCGCTTCGACCGGGTCGTGGTCGACACGGCCCCCACCGGCCACACCCTTCGATTACTCGAACTCCCCGAAGTCATGGACACGATGGTCGGGAAACTCCTCTCCTTCCGCGAGCGCCTGAGCGGAATGATGGGCACGATCACCGGGATGTTCGGCGACGCCGACGAGGACGACATCGAAGAAGGACTCGACGACCTGCGCGTCCTCCGGGAGCGGATCGAACGACTCCGATCGATCCTCCAGGACCCTGCGAAAACGGACTTCCGCGTGGTCATGGTCCCCGAGGAGTTGAGCGTCATGGAGTCCGAGCGTCTCCTTGAGCGACTCGCTGCCTTCGACATTCCCGTCGGCACTATCGTGGTCAACCGAGTCATGGAGGATCTGGCTGACGTCGCTGACGTCGACGCCGACTGGTACGTCTCGCCGAACCTGGAGACGTGTGAGTTCTGCCAGCGTCGCTGGGACGTCCAGCAGCAGGCACTACAGCGCTCCCAGGACGTCTTCCGGGGCCACGACGTCCGACGAGTCCCATTGTTCGCCGACGAAGTCCGCGGCGAGCAGTTGCTGCGGGTCGTCTCTGCCTGTCTCGAAGAGTAG
- a CDS encoding beta-propeller domain-containing protein: MNLRSTPVIVAVILAVMVVGVSGFVLVADDPSPPIRPAIGDTDELATFPNEGAFQQYVRAGQSEDGTNSVAGVRTAVRLRGPPVSLASSGGTGAVALDSAASGSTSDVERHSSTNVQEAGIDEPDWLKTTGERLYYSAQGEVMIDPVMEDDEVVDRRRYRTGRTHVFDTSDPGTPDRTAVINASGRLLRTDDRLVAFEHNRLVGYDVSEPADPREVWSHSLNGSVVSARLLNGTVYLLTETPVSPGDCTIEPLGGEAGITCTDVYRPGGQIDVDVTYTALSIDPGDGTVSETESVVGSAGTSAVYMSSDAMYLTYTQRTSRAEIAMAALEAAETPGWFDDRLAELRSYDLSTEARMTELRKLSQRWLSNMSDDQMERTRAGLENATDEFVMEHRRKLIQSGIVRIGTDGGLAVDAVGSVPGVPLDQFSMDQHNGTLRIATTMPRQSGTESVNDLYTLDSDSLERVGSVQGMGIDERVYSVRYVDETGYVVTYRQVDPFHVVDLSDPAEPEEVGTLELPGYSSYLHPVDDDHVLGVGREDRRVKAVLFDVSDPSDPTIDDTYYPEASWSAISESHHAFLLDSRHEVFFLPTSEGGTVVSYTDGSLTERTTVSVEGGAQRAAYIDDFLYFVGDEQLVVVDETDWSRTATVPVAD, translated from the coding sequence ATGAATCTTCGTTCGACTCCCGTGATCGTGGCGGTGATACTGGCCGTCATGGTCGTCGGCGTCAGCGGATTCGTCCTGGTCGCGGACGATCCATCCCCGCCGATCAGGCCGGCGATCGGGGACACCGACGAACTGGCCACGTTTCCTAACGAGGGCGCGTTTCAACAGTACGTTCGTGCCGGTCAGTCCGAAGACGGTACCAACAGCGTTGCGGGCGTCCGGACGGCAGTCCGGCTCCGTGGTCCACCGGTTTCACTCGCTTCTTCCGGGGGCACCGGGGCAGTGGCGCTTGATTCAGCCGCTTCCGGTTCAACCAGTGATGTCGAGCGTCATTCCTCGACGAACGTCCAGGAGGCCGGCATCGACGAACCCGACTGGCTGAAAACGACCGGCGAGAGGCTGTATTATAGCGCGCAAGGGGAAGTCATGATCGATCCGGTCATGGAGGACGACGAAGTTGTCGACAGACGTCGCTATCGTACCGGACGAACGCACGTCTTCGACACGTCCGATCCTGGGACACCCGACCGGACCGCGGTGATCAACGCCAGCGGTCGACTCCTCCGAACCGATGACCGGCTGGTCGCCTTCGAGCACAATCGCCTCGTGGGCTACGACGTGAGCGAGCCCGCCGATCCCCGGGAAGTCTGGAGTCACTCCCTGAACGGGAGTGTTGTGAGCGCACGGTTGCTGAACGGAACGGTGTACCTCCTGACCGAGACGCCCGTCTCACCGGGCGACTGTACGATCGAACCGCTCGGCGGCGAAGCGGGTATCACCTGTACGGACGTCTACCGACCAGGTGGCCAGATCGACGTCGACGTTACCTACACGGCCCTCTCGATCGATCCCGGTGACGGCACGGTCAGCGAGACCGAAAGCGTCGTCGGAAGCGCTGGGACCTCTGCGGTATACATGTCTTCGGACGCGATGTATCTGACCTACACCCAGCGCACTAGTCGCGCCGAAATCGCCATGGCAGCCCTTGAGGCCGCCGAAACACCAGGCTGGTTCGACGACCGCCTGGCCGAACTCCGGTCGTACGATCTCTCGACGGAAGCGCGGATGACGGAACTTCGGAAGCTCAGTCAACGGTGGCTGTCGAACATGTCTGACGACCAGATGGAACGGACCCGGGCCGGACTCGAAAATGCGACCGACGAATTCGTCATGGAACATCGGCGGAAGCTGATCCAGTCAGGGATCGTCAGGATCGGCACGGACGGCGGACTTGCCGTCGATGCGGTCGGGTCGGTTCCGGGCGTGCCCCTTGATCAGTTCTCGATGGACCAGCACAATGGGACGCTCCGCATCGCGACGACGATGCCTCGACAATCAGGCACCGAGAGCGTCAACGACCTCTACACGCTCGATAGCGACTCCCTCGAACGGGTCGGCTCCGTCCAGGGGATGGGTATCGACGAACGGGTCTACTCGGTACGATACGTCGATGAGACTGGCTACGTCGTGACCTACCGGCAGGTCGATCCCTTCCACGTGGTCGACCTCTCGGACCCCGCCGAACCCGAGGAGGTGGGGACACTCGAACTGCCAGGCTACTCGTCGTATCTCCACCCCGTTGACGACGACCACGTGCTTGGCGTGGGTCGAGAAGACAGAAGGGTCAAAGCGGTACTCTTCGACGTGAGCGATCCGTCAGATCCAACGATCGACGATACGTACTACCCCGAGGCGAGCTGGTCGGCGATCTCGGAATCGCACCACGCGTTCCTGCTCGACAGCCGCCACGAGGTGTTCTTCCTGCCGACTAGCGAGGGTGGGACTGTCGTGAGTTACACTGATGGCTCGCTGACTGAACGAACAACCGTCTCAGTGGAAGGCGGCGCGCAACGGGCGGCCTACATCGACGACTTCCTGTATTTCGTCGGGGACGAACAGCTGGTCGTCGTCGACGAAACCGATTGGTCGAGGACGGCGACGGTCCCGGTGGCAGACTGA
- a CDS encoding ATP-dependent DNA helicase: MGTREETDATWQELFGFGQPYDDQADAIEAAIAAGRRQGFLAMEGPCGTGKTMAALTAGATLVREDEYERVLVVTPVKQQRRQFVADLRQLNAGLDEPLAGIALVGKRDLCPYGREDVFPPDASVHDRCEELRENTADLVESDGSSDDRPVADAVIRPRNDDIWWDPQTGSDLAKAARPGGVGQQAVAGTLTTAGTESPYRRTQPTAPDEIGGEDPPLYCPFEADWFARNKGSPIGFAAGEDSVVTAAEYLPGAVERGTCPHRAMQTLVGAAAVVIGNYNHLFDPASRALIEPILDERTFVIVDEAHRLEGRVRDLLSDRLGRQTIVQARNDCHQLRSMARQSPDHKREVRAHLGSQDVPLEAVDRARDFYDDLLDWLDDRIAAHLDDEVGRSWRADDAALPEHDLEIPLRDPDEPEPDELTRWAEQAGYDGDLFRQLDTIGLAVEDASEELGVGRTPVVGAAGVIMRRWWEHDHATTFREIELDHSPRDDQRIEGWRATYTAGLTLFDCLPAEALARTFEDVGGGVLMSATLEPLDVFTRVSGLDTLEEWDDDRDEHDGRPVLTRSYGLSFPPANRASWIVDATPFTARNRGDPATMEPLGTEWNPTRDEYAHVLRAIARNPGNVLIAMPNYREATWAGAYLDDAVEKPVLVDESSSSEATEDLKRDFFAGEGKVLVTSTRGTLTEGVDYDGAKLRAAAVVGVPLVNIGSPRVRAVQRAYGDVFGEDHAFEYALTIPAVRRARQAIGRVIRGAEEVGVRALVGARYTPEARHSVYGYLSPAEREEFVTMSSEFLPDQIDRFWAER, encoded by the coding sequence ATGGGCACGCGGGAGGAAACAGACGCGACCTGGCAGGAACTGTTCGGGTTCGGCCAGCCCTACGACGACCAGGCCGACGCGATCGAGGCGGCGATCGCGGCCGGGCGCAGGCAGGGCTTCCTAGCGATGGAAGGGCCCTGTGGGACCGGGAAGACGATGGCCGCGTTGACAGCCGGCGCGACGCTCGTCCGCGAGGACGAGTACGAACGCGTGCTCGTGGTGACACCCGTCAAACAGCAACGCCGCCAGTTCGTCGCCGACCTCCGCCAACTCAACGCGGGACTCGACGAGCCACTCGCCGGCATTGCCCTCGTCGGCAAACGCGATCTCTGTCCGTACGGCCGCGAGGACGTCTTTCCGCCCGACGCGAGCGTCCATGATCGCTGTGAGGAGCTCCGTGAGAACACAGCCGACCTCGTCGAGAGCGACGGGTCGAGCGACGATCGCCCCGTCGCCGACGCCGTGATTCGGCCACGGAACGACGACATCTGGTGGGACCCCCAGACGGGCAGCGACCTGGCGAAAGCGGCCCGACCAGGTGGTGTCGGCCAGCAGGCGGTCGCCGGCACACTCACGACCGCCGGAACCGAGTCACCCTACCGCCGCACCCAGCCGACTGCCCCCGACGAGATCGGCGGCGAGGACCCGCCGCTGTATTGTCCCTTCGAGGCCGACTGGTTCGCCCGGAACAAGGGGTCGCCGATCGGCTTTGCCGCCGGCGAAGACAGCGTGGTCACTGCCGCGGAGTACCTGCCCGGAGCCGTCGAACGCGGGACCTGTCCCCACCGGGCGATGCAGACGCTCGTCGGGGCCGCCGCCGTCGTGATCGGCAACTACAACCATCTCTTCGATCCCGCCTCCAGAGCGCTCATCGAACCGATCCTCGACGAGCGGACGTTCGTGATCGTCGACGAGGCCCACCGCCTGGAGGGCCGCGTCAGGGATCTGCTGTCGGACCGCCTGGGTCGCCAGACGATCGTCCAGGCGCGCAACGACTGCCACCAGTTGCGCTCGATGGCCCGCCAGAGTCCGGACCACAAGCGCGAGGTCCGGGCCCACCTCGGCAGCCAGGACGTGCCCCTGGAGGCCGTCGATCGCGCCCGTGACTTCTACGACGACCTGCTGGACTGGCTCGACGACCGGATCGCCGCTCACCTCGACGACGAAGTGGGACGGAGCTGGCGGGCCGACGACGCGGCATTGCCGGAGCACGACCTGGAGATCCCGCTCCGCGATCCCGACGAACCCGAACCCGACGAACTCACGCGGTGGGCCGAACAGGCGGGCTACGACGGCGACCTCTTCCGGCAACTCGATACGATCGGACTGGCCGTCGAGGACGCGAGCGAGGAACTCGGCGTCGGCCGCACGCCCGTCGTCGGCGCGGCCGGCGTGATCATGCGTCGGTGGTGGGAACACGACCACGCGACGACGTTCCGGGAGATCGAACTCGATCACTCGCCACGGGACGATCAACGTATCGAGGGGTGGCGAGCGACGTATACCGCCGGGCTGACGCTGTTCGACTGTCTCCCGGCCGAGGCGCTGGCGCGGACCTTCGAGGATGTCGGTGGCGGGGTGTTGATGAGTGCGACGCTGGAACCGCTCGACGTGTTCACGCGGGTTTCGGGGCTGGACACGCTGGAAGAATGGGACGACGATCGGGACGAACACGACGGCCGCCCCGTCCTCACGCGCTCCTATGGCCTCTCGTTCCCGCCGGCGAATCGCGCCAGCTGGATCGTCGACGCGACGCCCTTTACCGCCCGCAACCGCGGCGATCCGGCGACGATGGAACCGCTTGGCACCGAGTGGAACCCGACCCGCGACGAGTACGCCCACGTCCTCCGGGCCATCGCGCGCAACCCGGGCAACGTCCTCATCGCCATGCCCAACTACCGCGAGGCGACCTGGGCCGGCGCGTACCTCGACGACGCCGTCGAGAAGCCCGTCCTCGTCGACGAGTCTTCCAGCAGCGAGGCGACCGAGGATCTCAAACGCGACTTTTTCGCCGGCGAGGGGAAGGTGCTGGTCACGAGCACCCGAGGGACGCTCACGGAGGGCGTCGACTACGACGGCGCGAAACTCCGGGCGGCCGCCGTCGTCGGCGTCCCGCTGGTCAACATCGGATCGCCCCGCGTTCGCGCGGTCCAGCGCGCCTACGGCGACGTCTTCGGCGAGGACCATGCCTTCGAGTACGCGCTGACGATCCCCGCGGTCAGGCGCGCCCGCCAGGCGATCGGTCGGGTGATCCGCGGGGCTGAGGAGGTCGGCGTCCGGGCGCTGGTCGGCGCACGGTACACGCCCGAGGCGCGTCATTCGGTCTATGGCTACCTCTCGCCGGCCGAGCGCGAGGAGTTCGTGACGATGAGCTCGGAGTTCCTGCCCGATCAGATCGATCGGTTCTGGGCGGAGCGGTGA
- a CDS encoding phosphotransferase family protein, with translation MSGAAEIIEAILGESGPDYESYSFEETPGDTRSDSHFVTVEYQGESYEVVVKLAPEVDSTFAVEPFLHEYVAERTDVPLPGILVFKEEPEQDVPPYFITERIHGDNLDEHFESFSMDERGAIMFEIGEILGDMHSTIAFEGYGRLDLDDGRLIVRDLSWDWRAYFEELTQGHIDQLAETTFEDLQPTARERLADRLSVVPKQGTPRLVHDDFRPGNLLIEPDGPEISAVLDWEKTLAGDPLYNLAQIELLFIDSVFRDPDEREQLRERLYEGYGTETDFDADESYQACKPLYQFSTLVWRMAGFDSIYGDASPLARTRAEAYYREQFTNLARTLEPDR, from the coding sequence GTGTCGGGGGCCGCCGAGATCATCGAAGCGATACTGGGGGAGTCCGGGCCGGACTACGAGTCGTACTCCTTCGAGGAGACGCCGGGGGACACCCGGTCCGACAGTCACTTCGTTACCGTCGAATATCAGGGGGAATCCTACGAAGTGGTGGTCAAACTCGCCCCCGAGGTCGATTCGACGTTCGCAGTCGAACCGTTCCTCCACGAGTACGTCGCCGAACGTACCGACGTGCCGCTCCCGGGCATTCTCGTGTTCAAGGAGGAACCCGAACAGGACGTCCCGCCGTACTTCATCACGGAACGCATTCACGGGGACAACCTCGACGAGCACTTCGAATCCTTTTCGATGGACGAGCGCGGAGCGATCATGTTCGAGATCGGGGAGATCCTGGGCGATATGCACTCGACGATCGCCTTCGAGGGGTACGGCCGGCTGGATCTGGATGACGGTCGACTCATCGTCCGGGACCTCTCCTGGGACTGGCGTGCGTACTTCGAGGAGTTGACGCAGGGTCACATCGACCAGCTTGCGGAGACGACCTTCGAGGACCTGCAGCCCACCGCTCGCGAACGCCTCGCGGACCGACTCTCCGTCGTCCCGAAACAGGGAACCCCACGGCTCGTCCACGACGATTTTCGACCCGGCAATCTCTTGATCGAGCCCGATGGCCCCGAGATCTCCGCGGTGCTCGACTGGGAGAAGACGCTCGCTGGCGATCCGCTGTACAACCTCGCACAGATCGAACTCCTGTTCATCGACTCGGTGTTTCGCGATCCCGACGAGCGCGAGCAACTCAGGGAGAGACTCTACGAGGGGTATGGCACCGAGACGGACTTCGATGCCGACGAAAGCTACCAGGCTTGCAAACCGCTGTATCAGTTCTCGACGCTGGTCTGGCGGATGGCGGGCTTCGATTCGATTTATGGAGACGCCTCGCCGCTGGCGCGCACCCGGGCCGAGGCCTACTACCGCGAGCAGTTCACCAACCTCGCCCGGACGCTGGAGCCTGACCGATAA
- a CDS encoding CinA family protein, with the protein MTDDSDLPIEERVGAALRERDETVAVAESCTGGLIGSLLTDVPGSSDYFDRSLVTYSYDAKRTELAVSREALDEEGAVSEPVARQMAGGVRDRADVTWGVSTTGIAGPTGGTTEKPVGTVFIGVAYAAPWGSGESATRVRRYEFDGSRTEIKRQIAQQALTDLYDALDSGGL; encoded by the coding sequence ATGACGGACGATTCCGACTTGCCGATCGAGGAACGCGTCGGGGCCGCGCTTCGGGAGCGCGATGAAACCGTCGCAGTCGCCGAATCCTGCACTGGTGGGCTCATCGGATCCCTGTTGACGGACGTACCCGGGTCGAGCGACTACTTCGACCGATCGCTGGTAACCTACTCCTATGACGCAAAGCGAACTGAGCTGGCTGTCTCACGGGAAGCACTCGACGAGGAGGGGGCCGTCAGTGAACCTGTCGCCCGACAGATGGCGGGGGGTGTTCGCGACCGCGCGGACGTGACCTGGGGCGTCTCGACGACGGGTATCGCCGGGCCGACCGGCGGGACGACCGAGAAGCCCGTCGGGACCGTCTTCATCGGCGTCGCCTACGCCGCCCCCTGGGGTAGTGGCGAGTCGGCGACGCGAGTTCGTCGGTACGAGTTCGACGGGTCCCGAACCGAAATCAAGCGACAGATCGCCCAACAGGCGTTGACAGACCTATACGATGCGCTCGATTCAGGCGGCCTGTGA
- a CDS encoding metal-dependent hydrolase — MNKRGHVLNALLLSIGLGYVLEPSGDVVTFEMIAAVIVPVVLGAMVPDIDTAFGRHRKTLHNLFVPLVVGAYPYYHGNLEYVWIGVLSHFALDLLGSRRGLALLYPLTDEEFNLPIGVPVDSKYAEAMMLAVTGFELALAAMIVYEIPQYAFEAGLKAVGLS, encoded by the coding sequence ATGAACAAACGCGGACACGTTCTCAACGCCCTGCTTTTGAGCATCGGCCTCGGGTACGTGCTCGAACCGTCCGGTGACGTCGTCACCTTCGAGATGATCGCGGCCGTCATCGTCCCGGTGGTCCTCGGTGCGATGGTCCCGGACATCGACACGGCCTTCGGTCGCCACCGCAAGACGCTGCACAATCTGTTCGTCCCGCTGGTCGTCGGTGCCTACCCGTACTACCACGGGAACCTCGAGTACGTCTGGATCGGCGTCCTGAGTCACTTCGCGCTCGACCTGCTTGGGTCCCGGCGCGGCCTCGCGTTGCTGTATCCGCTGACCGACGAGGAGTTCAACCTCCCGATCGGCGTCCCGGTCGACAGCAAGTACGCCGAGGCCATGATGCTCGCGGTGACGGGCTTCGAACTCGCGCTGGCGGCGATGATCGTCTATGAGATCCCGCAGTACGCCTTCGAAGCTGGCCTCAAGGCTGTCGGCCTCTCGTAA
- a CDS encoding PHP-associated domain-containing protein, whose protein sequence is MTAVDPHVKVLDGTVVRRAKARGLDVLVYAPHFKRLDDIRERAEQYSDDELLVVPGREVFTGSWRNRRHVLAVGLEAPIPDFITLEAAMNEFDRQGVAVLTPHPSFLNVSLGPALIEEYRGVIDAIETCNPKFWPHHERRAESIATAADLPTFGSSYAHLPRTVGEVWTTFEREIDDAADLVETFRAGVPGDPAHRTGLTHYGQRAIEFAHLGWENSWKKIDRIVLSGREPTHPEQPAYEGRFDDVSVY, encoded by the coding sequence GTGACCGCCGTCGATCCCCACGTCAAGGTACTCGACGGGACGGTCGTCCGTCGAGCGAAGGCTCGCGGTCTCGACGTCCTCGTGTATGCACCCCACTTCAAGCGACTGGACGACATCCGGGAGCGAGCCGAGCAGTATTCCGACGACGAACTGCTCGTCGTCCCCGGTCGGGAAGTGTTCACTGGCTCCTGGCGCAACCGTCGACACGTCCTCGCGGTCGGACTCGAGGCGCCCATCCCCGATTTCATCACGCTCGAAGCAGCAATGAACGAGTTCGATCGCCAGGGCGTGGCTGTACTGACGCCACATCCGTCGTTCCTGAATGTCAGTTTAGGTCCGGCGCTGATCGAAGAATATCGGGGCGTGATCGACGCGATCGAGACGTGCAATCCGAAATTTTGGCCCCATCACGAGCGCCGCGCCGAATCGATCGCGACAGCCGCCGATCTCCCGACCTTCGGCTCCTCCTATGCACACCTGCCCCGAACCGTCGGCGAAGTCTGGACGACCTTCGAGCGAGAAATCGACGACGCGGCCGACCTGGTCGAGACATTCCGAGCCGGAGTGCCCGGTGACCCAGCGCATCGAACCGGACTCACGCACTACGGTCAGCGGGCAATCGAGTTCGCACACCTTGGGTGGGAAAACTCCTGGAAGAAGATAGACCGCATTGTCCTCTCGGGACGGGAGCCGACCCACCCCGAACAACCGGCCTACGAGGGGCGCTTTGACGACGTGAGCGTGTATTGA
- a CDS encoding DUF7565 family protein, with translation MSRWECTIEGCGDTFDRVEDLVVHQSTGHERVECEVCGTVLPDGYFAIRHAFEEHTRAEYVRSYDASAAEVRHRENVKETIEDQADIREVVDRLEGGDGRSF, from the coding sequence ATGTCACGCTGGGAGTGCACAATCGAGGGCTGCGGGGACACGTTCGATCGGGTCGAGGATCTGGTCGTCCATCAGTCGACGGGCCACGAGCGCGTCGAGTGTGAAGTCTGCGGGACGGTCCTGCCCGATGGCTACTTCGCCATCCGGCACGCCTTCGAGGAGCACACCCGCGCCGAGTACGTCCGGTCGTACGACGCAAGCGCGGCCGAAGTCCGCCATCGCGAGAACGTCAAGGAGACCATCGAAGACCAGGCCGACATCCGCGAGGTCGTCGACCGACTGGAAGGCGGCGACGGCCGGAGTTTCTGA
- a CDS encoding GNAT family N-acetyltransferase has translation MYVRDAKNRDEVWLLDRIEEMGLDETAFRSRDYVIAVDEQSNDRTGFGRIRIHKGEDGDVCELTSIGVLESWRGQGIGAHVVERLVQEAGDQDFETVYSLTDEPEYLTKFGFEPIDPSDLPPSLQDRLETKRESLLPDAVPVELAVEAFTMPQHLRDAFKAAAENEGPSEPEESAEDFGIDPDEATYKYDTGS, from the coding sequence ATGTACGTCCGGGACGCGAAAAACCGAGACGAAGTCTGGTTGCTTGATCGGATCGAGGAGATGGGCCTGGACGAGACGGCCTTTCGATCCCGCGATTACGTGATAGCGGTCGACGAACAGTCCAACGATCGGACGGGATTCGGGCGGATCCGCATCCACAAAGGCGAGGACGGCGATGTCTGTGAGCTTACGAGCATCGGCGTTCTCGAATCCTGGCGCGGACAGGGGATCGGCGCACACGTCGTCGAACGACTGGTTCAGGAGGCTGGCGACCAGGACTTCGAGACCGTCTACTCGCTGACCGACGAACCCGAGTACCTCACCAAGTTCGGCTTCGAACCCATCGATCCGAGTGATCTCCCGCCGTCACTACAGGATCGCCTCGAAACGAAGCGCGAGTCACTCCTTCCCGACGCCGTGCCGGTCGAACTTGCCGTCGAGGCGTTCACCATGCCACAGCATCTCCGTGACGCGTTCAAAGCTGCCGCCGAAAACGAGGGCCCGAGCGAACCCGAGGAGTCGGCTGAAGACTTCGGCATCGACCCCGACGAAGCGACCTACAAATACGACACTGGCAGCTGA